DNA sequence from the Pantanalinema sp. genome:
GAGAACTACCGCTCGACCGGCCGCATCCTGGAGGCGGCCAACGCCGTCATCGAAAACAACACCGAGCGCTACCCCAAGGAGCTCTGGACGAGCAACCCCGAGGGCGAGAAGCTCACGGTCTACGAGGCCGAGGACGAGCGGGGCGAGGCCGGCTGGGTGGTCGAGCAGATCCGGGGGCCCTTGCGGCAGGACGGTTACGGCCCCGAGGCGATCGCCGTGCTCTACCGCACCAACGCCCAGTCCCGCGCCTTCGAGGACGAGCTGATGCGCTGGGGCATCCCCTACCGCCTGGTGGGCGGCACCCGCTTCTACGAGCGCCGCGAGATCAAGGACGCCATCGCTTACCTGCGCCTGGCCTTCAACCCCTCCGACGACGCGGCCTTCTGCCGGATCGCCAACGTCCCGCGCCGGGGCCTCGGCGCCACGAGCCTGGGCAGGCTCGAGGAGTTCGCACGCGAGAAGGGCGTCTCCATGCTCGAGGCGGCCCTCGGCGAGGTGAGCGCCCTGGGGCCCAAGCCCCGCAAGACCCTCGCCGACTTTTCCGCCTGGATGATGGAATGGCACCGCAAGAGCGAGGACCTGGGCGTCCACGAGACCCTCGCGCGCATGCTCGACGAGAGCGGCCTCTTGGCCGACTACCGCCGCGACGACACCGTCGAGGGCCGCGCCCGGGTCGAGAACCTGGAGGAGCTGGTGACGGGCGCGCGCCTCTTCTCGGAAGAGAGCGACGATCCTTCGCTGGGGGCCTTCCTGCTGAGCGCGGCGCTCGTCTCGGACGCCGACCAGGCCGCCGAGGGCGAGGCCGTCACCCTCATGACCCTGCACTCGGCCAAGGGCCTGGAGTTCCCCGTGGTCTTCCTGGCCGGGATGGAGGAGGGGCTCTTCCCCCACAAGCGCACCCTCGACCACCCCGAGGAGATCGAGGAGGAGCGCCGGATCTGCTACGTGGGCATCACCCGCGCCCGAGAGCGCCTGTTCCTGAGTCACGCGGGCCGGCGCATGCTCTTCGGCCAGACCCAGTACGCCACCCCCTCGCGCTTTCTGGAAGAGCTGCCCGCGGAGCTGGTGCGGACCATCTCGCGGGTCGTTCCCGACGCGCCGCGCAGGGCGATCGCCCGGCGCGAGGAGGCGTGGCTCGACGAAGGCCTGGATGTTTCATGGTCCGAGGATCCGGGCATAGAGGAGGCGAGGGGCCGTTCACTGCGCCGAGCCCCCTCGAAGCCTCCCGCCGAGGTTTCTGCCCCCTTCGCCATGGGCGATCGCGTCGTTCACCCGGCCTTCGGGCACGGGGTCGTCGCCCGGATCATCGGATCGGGCGAACGAGTCTGCCTCGCGGTCTCCTTCCCCGGCCTGGGCCAGAAGATCCTCGATCTGCGCTTCGCGCCGCTGGAGAGGCTGGACTAGCCAGGCGCTTCGTTTTCGTTTCTCGTTGCCGCGCCCGCAGCAAGGCGGGTGGCGCCGGAGGTGGATGTTGAACCAGAGACCAGGCACCTCGGATCTCCCGCAGGAGATCCAGCTGACCATCCCCATATTGCAGAATATGGAGGTCGCCGCGACCCAGACCGCCGAGGCCGTTGCCGGGTTCATGGACTTCGATTCCGACCAGATCGACGAGCTCAAGCATGCCCTCATCGAGGCCTGCATCAACGCCTTCGAGCACTCCAAGTCCCAGGAGAACAAGGTCTACATCCGCTTCGTGATGCGCCCCGACGACCTGATGGTGGTCATCCAGGACTACGGCCAGGGCTTCGACCGGGAATCGGTGCCCACGCCGGACATCGGCGCCAAGATCGGCGGCAAGGACGACTACAAGCGGGGATGGGGCCTCATGCTCATCGAGAGCATGGTGGACTCCGTCGAGATCGTCTCCGGTGAGACCGGGACGATGATTACCATGATCAAGCTTCGGCAAAAGGGAGGTTCCCAGTGATCAACCAGTTCGCGGTCACCGTGCGCAAGGAGGGCGATTACGCCGTGCTCTACACGGA
Encoded proteins:
- a CDS encoding UvrD-helicase domain-containing protein, with protein sequence MATLNPVQQAAVEHVQGPLLILAGAGSGKTRVLTHRIAHLLREHHARPHEILAVTFTNKAAKELKERLDVLLQADDIKAYGMWVGTFHSICARILREDIELLGDRYRRNFVIYDDSEQLTVVKDGLARLALDDKAYPPRSVLSAISRAKSHGQDVARYQAEARGRTAQAIGSVYAYYQQELVRQNALDFDDLLLLAVRLFRAAPDVLDKYRKRFRHVLVDEYQDTNQTQYQLVSLLASGHHNLCVVGDVDQSIYSFRAADFRIILQFQQDFPDARVVTLVENYRSTGRILEAANAVIENNTERYPKELWTSNPEGEKLTVYEAEDERGEAGWVVEQIRGPLRQDGYGPEAIAVLYRTNAQSRAFEDELMRWGIPYRLVGGTRFYERREIKDAIAYLRLAFNPSDDAAFCRIANVPRRGLGATSLGRLEEFAREKGVSMLEAALGEVSALGPKPRKTLADFSAWMMEWHRKSEDLGVHETLARMLDESGLLADYRRDDTVEGRARVENLEELVTGARLFSEESDDPSLGAFLLSAALVSDADQAAEGEAVTLMTLHSAKGLEFPVVFLAGMEEGLFPHKRTLDHPEEIEEERRICYVGITRARERLFLSHAGRRMLFGQTQYATPSRFLEELPAELVRTISRVVPDAPRRAIARREEAWLDEGLDVSWSEDPGIEEARGRSLRRAPSKPPAEVSAPFAMGDRVVHPAFGHGVVARIIGSGERVCLAVSFPGLGQKILDLRFAPLERLD
- a CDS encoding ATP-binding protein, producing the protein MNQRPGTSDLPQEIQLTIPILQNMEVAATQTAEAVAGFMDFDSDQIDELKHALIEACINAFEHSKSQENKVYIRFVMRPDDLMVVIQDYGQGFDRESVPTPDIGAKIGGKDDYKRGWGLMLIESMVDSVEIVSGETGTMITMIKLRQKGGSQ